One segment of Anopheles stephensi strain Indian chromosome 3, UCI_ANSTEP_V1.0, whole genome shotgun sequence DNA contains the following:
- the LOC118514531 gene encoding protein-associating with the carboxyl-terminal domain of ezrin gives MGNEQSQLKGVEISKKAIQVTDYWSLYNGELPNANGGAPNSISIFQGETLVSGQFWTNQNPLERAIKNLKIYRHPYILKYFASWSKGSLKMLATERCRPLATCLNITSDVQICLGLRNILCALIFLIEQAAVRHLSISISSIYVTEDGAWRLAGFEHLWRTSDFNQTLLEKSQPYRYTKAIDSNELVGKGQGLEQYAFGVMCEEILHNKTDTNIPAVDDFKAYCATHLKHGNPAMRPNLSAVLLHPIFNHDFILIHSFLTELPLKGNQAKQEFFISLADRLRSFDPETVAEQMCALLLSRIVLLDTTAQLCVTPYVLRPKSDDLSPGLFTPKIFSAYILPKVKQVFCVQDAQIRLILLEYFPAYVEFFTKEDLQDHILPQLLLGIKDTNDVLVAKTLLCLADLVPILGSAVVIGGNRSKIFADGRPQGIPDAANPWSGVRSITPVIGSGEFLSGSPVPDAGGDNSTSFSSVLNGPGNFTIMPERLSPEGEDIYQTNSDVELDVDEWSDWENDGNELAVNHLRLHDTVAPEPSVPSSGAINGTLEEEHPSESNASTALLSRESSTENKSSKQSKGSGQNPGESIERLDIKTQPFRKSDSAGGGDEFDFFKDMEPVIQKANVLLIDEEAAPIKQDDSSSSSSTEQRANTTEEITRTESVSVTQHELSEKEEELPLVNSSRLEIKVDDTMETTEDGWGDEGNDEW, from the exons ATGGGCAATGAACAGTCGCAGTTGAAAGGAGTCGAAATTAGCAAGAAAGCGATCCAGGTGACCGATTACTGGTCCCTGTACAATGGTGAACTGCCGAACGCGAACGGTGGAGCACCGAACAGTATCTCCATATTCCAAGGTGAAACGCTAGTCAGTGGACAGTTCTGGACGAACCAAAACCCACTCGAACGGGCGATCAAGAATCTGAAAATCTATCGCCATCCGTACATACTGAAGTACTTTGCGTCATGGAGCAAAGGTTCGCTCAAGATGCTTGCCACGGAACGCTGCCGTCCGCTGGCTACGTGCCTAAACATAACGAGCGACGTGCAGATTTGCCTCGGGCTGCGGAACATACTGTGTGCGTTGATATTTCTCATCGAGCAAGCGGCGGTACGGCATTTAAGCATAAGCATTTCGTCCATCTACGTGACGGAGGATGGTGCGTGGCGTTTGGCCGGCTTTGAGCATCTGTGGCGAACGAGCGATTTCAACCAAACGCTGCTGGAAAAATCTCAACCCTATCGCTACACCAAAGCGATCGATTCGAACGAGCTCGTTGGCAAGGGCCAAGGTTTGGAACAGTATGCCTTCGGTGTAATGTGTGAGGAGATACTGCACAACAAAACGGACACCAACATTCCCGCGGTGGACGACTTCAAAGCGTACTGTGCGACACATCTGAAGCACGGGAATCCCGCCATGCGACCCAATCTGTCGGCCGTGCTGCTGCATCCCATCTTCAATCATGACTTCATACTGATACATTCCTTCCTGACCGAGCTGCCGCTGAAAGGGAACCAGGCCAAGCAGGAGTTCTTCATCAGCCTTGCCGACCGGTTACGTTCGTTCGATCCGGAAACGGTCGCGGAACAGATGTGCGCCCTGCTACTGTCGCGCATCGTCCTGCTCGACACAACAGCACAGCTCTGCGTCACGCCCTACGTGTTGCGGCCGAAGAGCGACGACCTTTCGCCGGGGCTGTTTACACCCAAAATATTCTCGGCGTACATTTTGCCAAAGGTGAAGCAGGTGTTTTGCGTGCAGGACGCCCAGATCCGGCTCATTCTGTTGGAATACTTCCCGGCGTATGTGGAGTTTTTTACCAAGGAGGATCTGCAAGACCACATACTACCTCAG CTTTTGCTCGGGATAAAGGACACGAATGATGTGCTGGTAGCGAAAACGCTGCTCTGTCTTGCCGATCTTGTGCCCATCCTCGGATCCGCCGTCGTTATCGGTGGGAATCGCAGCAAAATATTCGCCGACGGCAGACCGCAAGGCATACCGGATGCGGCGAACCCCTGGAGCGGCGTACGCTCGATAACACCGGTCATCGGATCGGGCGAGTTCCTGTCCGGAAGTCCCGTGCCGGATGCTGGCGGAGACAATAGTACATCGTTCTCGTCGGTGCTGAACGGTCCGGGCAACTTTACCATCATGCCCGAACGGTTATCACCCGAAGGGGAAGACATCTATCAGACCAATTCCGACGTCGAGCTGGATGTGGACGAGTGGAGTGATTGGGAGAATGATGGCAATGAGCTGGCGGTAAACCATTTACGGCTGCACGATACAGTGGCACCGGAACCGTCGGTACCATCGTCTGGTGCGATCAATGGAACGTTAGAGGAAGAGCATCCATCGGAGTCAAATGCTTCCACCGCACTGCTGAGTCGAGAAAGTTCgaccgaaaacaaaagctcCAAACAGTCCAAGGGGTCCGGTCAGAACCCGGGGGAAAGCATAGAACGGCTAGACATCAAAACGCAACCATTCCGCAAGTCCGATTCGGCTGGAGGTGGCGATGAGTTCGATTTCTTCAAAGACATGGAACCGGTCATCCAGAAAGCAAACGTACTGCTTATCGATGAGGAAGCGGCACCGATAAAGCAGGACgatagcagtagcagcagcagcacggaaCAACGAGCAAACACGACGGAGGAGATAACCCGAACCGAATCCGTCTCGGTGACGCAGCATGAGCTTagcgaaaaggaagaagagctTCCACTCGTCAATAGTAGCCGGTTAGAAATTAAGGTGGACGATACGATGGAAACCACCGAGGACGGTTGGGGCGACGAGGGAAACGACGAGTGGTAA
- the LOC118514569 gene encoding 60S ribosomal protein L5 codes for MGFVKVVKNKQYFKRYQVRFRRRREGKTDYYARKRLIFQDKNKYNTPKFRLIVRLSNRDITCQIAYARIEGDRIVCAAYSHELPRYGVKVGLTNYAAAYCTGLLVARRILQKLRLDTLYAGCTDVTGEEYLVEAVDDGPAAFRCYLDVGLARTSTGARVFGAMKGAVDGGLNIPHSVKRFPGYSAENKSFNAEMHRDHIFGLHVANYMRTLEEEDEEAFKRQFSKYISLGIKADDIENIYKNAHASIRKDPSFTKKPEKKVTKKRWTLAKLPLAVRKERIAKHKADFLAKIQADVEA; via the exons ATG GGGTTCGTTAAAGTAGTGAAGAACAAGCAGTACTTCAAGCGTTATCAAGTCAGGTTCCGTCGCCGTCGCGAAGGCAAGACCGACTACTATGCCCGCAAGCGCCTGATTTTCCaggacaaaaacaaatacaacacTCCGAAGTTCCGTCTGATTGTTCGTCTCAGCAATCGCGACATCACCTGTCAGATTGCGTACGCCCGCATCGAGGGAGATCGCATTGTGTGCGCGGCCTACTCGCACGAGCTGCCACGTTATGGCGTGAAGGTTGGTTTGACCAACTATGCCGCCGCCTACTGCACCGGTCTGCTGGTTGCTCGCCGCATCCTGCAGAAGCTGCGCCTGGACACGCTGTACGCCGGCTGTACCGATGTGACCGGTGAGGAGTACCTGGTGGAGGCCGTCGACGATGGTCCGGCCGCCTTCCGGTGCTACCTGGATGTGGGTCTGGCCCGCACCAGCACCGGTGCCCGTGTGTTCGGCGCGATGAAGGGAGCCGTCGATGGCGGACTGAACATTCCGCACTCGGTCAAGCGCTTCCCGGGCTACAGTGCCGAGAACAAGAGCTTCAacgcggaaatgcaccgtgaCCACATCTTCGGTCTGCATGTCGCCAACTACATGCGCACcctggaggaggaggacgaggaggcaTTCAAGCGCCAGTTTAGCAAGTACATTTCGCTGGGCATCAAGGCCGACGAT ATTGAAAACATCTACAAGAATGCCCACGCCTCCATCCGCAAGGATCCCTCCTTCACGAAGAAACCCGAGAAGAAGGTCACCAAGAAGCGGTGGACACTGGCCAAGCTCCCGCTCGCCGTCCGCAAGGAGAGAATCGCGAAGCACAAGGCCGACTTCCTGGCCAAGATCCAGGCCGACGTCGAAGCCTAA
- the LOC118514524 gene encoding CCR4-NOT transcription complex subunit 3, which produces MAATRKLQGEIDRCLKKVTEGVETFEDIWQKVHNATNSNQKEKYEADLKKEIKKLQRLRDQIKSWIASGEIKDKSALLENRRLIETQMERFKVVERETKTKAYSKEGLGAAQKMDPAQREKEEISTWLTSSITSLQIQIDQFECEIESLLAGKKKKLDKDKQDKMDELKGKLERHKFHVTKLETLLRMLDNDGVEVEQIKKIKEDVEYYIDSSQEPDFEENEYIYDDIIGLDDVEISGIPVSTGTDSNNSNETAGSPSSLISGTSPAQSPVLNYSASTLHNHSSDLSADNNNLNEKRSKSDGTKITPVKPTAIRASKVDPSVTAVSNAVNNNGSSNSTSNSSSTTISNNNTSKAGLISSTPSKNHTNAAPALPNMLVLPQPPNSIAIIGPAFAAVAKQHPKNGSILQPSTPTTGTGASPSSASGPLQTQPPNASNVFSSLSQIINTSQTKLSQQLPPQQQQQPPNSLPSAAAVVAAANSSSVPSSTQSSASSQQQQQTQQQAQPPQQQQSQQIPPGQNSMLLHSALSSASSTESNNHVMSTSSASTISSSGANVINNCVSPSNSAVSSRASPSLMSPPQQQQQQQQQQLLNGPTTLAQEVINRTGGVLETGPSSNPNALMQQQQQQSQQQQPNPQGASAVATAATTAAQQQAAAVAAAAAAAAAAQAAAVAAVAGQQQQQQQQQQQQQQQQQQQQQQQQQQQQQQQPQPQPQPADSRQAGPVPSNQTPQTQPVGGPGSFMVDASGVPTGAANAGNLLPTSSATAITNGPNAIINTNSSISNAANVNSGPGGVMKPSAGTHEACIPPLLGVAPLGTSKLQKEHQIQFQLMEAAYYHLPTPSDSERLRPYLQRQPVQTPPHFPQQQLPHSETVEFFQRLSPETLFFVFYYMEGTKAQYLAAKALKKQSWRFHTKYMMWFQRHEEPKVINEEYEQGTYIYFDYEKWGQRKKEGFTFEYKYLEDRDLN; this is translated from the exons ATGGCTGCGACGCGAAAGTTGCAAG GTGAAATCGATCGGTGCCTGAAGAAAGTCACTGAGGGTGTAGAAACGTTCGAAGATATTTGGCAGAAAGTTCACAATGCTACAAATAGCAATCAAAAA GAAAAGTATGAAGCGGATCTCAAGAAGGAAATTAAAAAGCTGCAGCGATTGCGcgatcaaatcaaatcatggATCGCTTCCGGCGAGATCAAGGATAAAAGCGCTCTGCTGGAAAACCGTCGGCTCATAGAAACC CAAATGGAGCGGTTTAAGGTGGTCGAACgggaaacgaaaacgaaagcaTACTCGAAGGAGGGCCTTGGTGCGGCCCAGAAGATGGATCCGGCGCAGCGGGAAAAGGAAGAGATTAGCACGTGGCTAACGTCGTCGATTACCTCGCTGCAGATACAGATCGATCAGTTCGAGTGTGAGATCGAGTCACTGTTGGcggggaagaagaagaaactcgATAAGGATAAGCAGGACAAGATGGACGAGCTGAAGGGCAAGCTCGAGAGGCACAAGTTCCATGTCACGAAGCTGGAGACGCTGTTGCGAATGCTCGATAACGACGGGGTCGAGGTGGAGCAGATAAAGAAGATCAAGGAGGACGTGGAGTACTACATCGATTCCTCGCAGGAGCCCGACTTTGAGGAGAACGAATACATCTACGATGATATCATTGGGTTGGATGATGTGGAAATCTCTG GTATCCCGGTGTCGACCGGTACGGATAGCAATAACAGCAATGAGACAGCAGGCTCGCCCAGCAGTCTAATATCTGGAACTAGTCCGGCGCAGTCACCGGTGCTAAACTACAGTGCCAGCACGTTACACAATCACAGTAGCGATCTGTCCGCCGATAACAACAATCTGAATGAGAAGCGTTCGAAGAGCGATGGCACGAAGATTACG CCGGTGAAACCGACCGCAATCCGCGCTAGTAAGGTGGACCCGTCCGTCACCGCTGTCAGTAATGCCGtcaacaacaacggcagcagTAATAGCACCAGTAACAGTAGCAGCACTActatcagcaacaacaatacgTCCAAGGCCGGGCTGATCAGCTCGACGCCCAGCAAAAATCATACGAATGCTGCCCCGGCGTTACCGAACATGTTGGTGCTACCGCAGCCGCCCAACAGTATAGCCATCATTGGACCCGCTTTTGCTGCTGTCGCGAAACAACATCCTA aaaatgGTTCTATACTCCAGCCCAGCACGCCCACCACGGGAACGGGCGCGTCACCATCGTCAGCAAGTGGCCCACTGCAAACTCAGCCCCCGAATGCATCGAATGTCTTTAGCAGCCTCAGTCAGATAATTAATACATCTCAAACTAAGCTTAGTCAGCAGCTGCcaccgcagcagcaacagcaaccgccGAACAGCTTACCGAGTGCTGCCGCCGTTGTTGCCGCGGCGAATAGCAGCAGCGTGCCGTCGTCGACACAGTCGAGCGCatcgtcgcagcagcagcagcaaacgcagcagcaggcacagccaccgcaacagcaacaatccCAGCAGATTCCTCCCGGTCAGAATTCCATGCTACTTCACAGTGCCCTGTCGTCGGCATCGAGTACGGAGAGCAACAATCATGTAATGAGTACATCGTCCGCGTCTACCATCAGTAGTAGCGGGGCGAACGTTATTAATAACTGTGTCTCTCCCAGCAATTCCGCAGTCAGTAGCAG AGCGTCACCCAGTTTGATGTCACcaccgcaacagcagcagcagcagcagcagcaacagttgtTGAACGGTCCCACAACACTCG CGCAAGAAGTGATAAATAGAACAGGAGGAGTGCTCGAAACTGGTCCAAGCTCCAATCCAAACGCGctaatgcagcagcagcagcagcagagccaacagcaacaaccgaaTCCCCAGGGTGCATCAGCAGTGGCGACGGCAGCTACCACTGCTGCCCAGCAGCAAGCCGCTGCAGtagcggcggcggcagcggcagcagcagctgctcaagcagcagcagttgccgCGGTGgccggccagcagcaacagcagcagcagcagcaacagcaacagcaacagcaacagcagcagcagcagcagcagcagcaacagcagcagcaacagcagcaaccacaaccacaaccacagcCAGCAGATTCGAGACAGGCTGGGCCAGTTCCTTCGAATCAAACGCCCCAAACACAGCCGGTTGGTGGCCCGGGCTCGTTCATGGTCGATGCGAGCGGTGTACCGACGGGGGCCGCCAACGCGGGCAACCTACTACCAACGTCGTCAGCTACTGCCATTACGAATGGGCCGAACGCGATCATCAACACAAACTCTAGTATTTCGAACGCCGCCAACGTGAACAGTGGCCCGGGAGGCGTGATGAAACCTTCGGCCGGTACGCACGAAGCCTGCATACCGCCACTGCTTGGCGTCGCACCGTTGGGCACGTCCAAACTACAGAAGGAGCATCAGATACAA TTCCAACTCATGGAAGCCGCCTACTATCATCTGCCAACACCAAGCGATTCAGAGAGGCTAAGGCCGTACTTGCAACGTCAACCTGTCCAAACTCCACCGCACTTTCCACAG CAACAACTTCCACATTCTGAAACGGTCGAGTTTTTCCAGCGTCTATCACCCGAAACGCTCTTCTTCGTGTTTTACTACATGGAGGGAACGAAGGCTCAATATCTAGCCGCGAAGGCGCTGAAAAAGCAGAGCTGGAGATTTCATACGAAATATATGATGTGGTTCCAGCGCCACGAAGAACCGAAAGTGATCAACGAAGAGTACGAGCAG GGAACCTACATCTATTTTGACTATGAAAAATGGGGCCAGCGTAAAAAGGAAGGGTTTACGTTTGAATACAAGTACTTAGAAGACAGGGACCTGAATTGA